One window of the Gloeomargarita sp. SKYB120 genome contains the following:
- a CDS encoding transglutaminase family protein, with product MANPLFRTLRPPVLRSLQGLTVWRDQLLTLDPRSGYLALMDPHTENLRILNRDTTHYLRDIGGWYLEGETLWFTDGDQVYTSTCHITDTLWHLAEPQLVWTLPDRVEGIAKLGKRLYLSSRGRGCLWVVDLEQGKLRDWPAPGVGVIQLTFIGETLWACDDTEQSVYQLHPETGQVELTVITPYEHPVGLTQWQGRYYVAYSDEEPYIRDEPNASPPLQLGFRDRVFIHPLVFHYYPDGHYTLSNGFVLELSYIEEWSPVEAVTLEQLEWRIALPATTDRQRVRSVEPVGRPFELEWEEGQPVAVFRFDRLDERQALVFGWKAVLEVFSIKYHIPPGASESVPPLEPEMQQRYLVDDDDLSMDQPIIQQAAKEAVAGAQTFPEKLRAIRNYVYDRLRYQMKGTIDPPHIVLQRGTGSCGEYVGLLLALLRLNGIACRTAGRYKCPRTPELKHVPLLPQFNHVWLEVYWPGRGWLPLESNTDHLQDRPWLQLQRFFLGLGWFHLELGRGIRFERIRLADGSRPDVGLGDLAINYIRCVIYEEIAPPTPPDK from the coding sequence ATGGCCAATCCCCTGTTTCGTACCCTGCGACCCCCTGTCCTGCGGAGTTTACAAGGCTTGACGGTTTGGCGCGACCAGCTCTTAACGCTCGACCCCCGCTCGGGTTACCTGGCGCTGATGGACCCCCACACGGAAAACCTACGCATTCTGAATCGAGACACAACCCACTACCTGCGGGACATTGGCGGCTGGTACCTGGAGGGAGAAACGCTCTGGTTTACGGATGGGGACCAGGTGTACACCAGCACGTGCCATATCACCGACACGCTGTGGCATCTGGCGGAACCCCAGTTGGTGTGGACGTTGCCGGACCGGGTCGAAGGCATTGCCAAGCTGGGGAAGCGGTTGTACCTGAGCAGTCGCGGGCGGGGGTGTCTCTGGGTTGTGGACTTGGAACAAGGAAAACTGCGGGACTGGCCAGCACCAGGCGTGGGGGTGATCCAGTTGACGTTTATTGGGGAGACCCTGTGGGCCTGCGATGACACCGAACAGAGCGTTTATCAACTGCATCCTGAAACCGGTCAGGTGGAATTGACCGTGATCACGCCCTACGAGCATCCAGTGGGGCTAACCCAGTGGCAAGGACGCTATTACGTGGCCTACAGCGACGAGGAACCCTACATCCGCGACGAACCCAATGCCAGCCCGCCGTTGCAGTTGGGGTTTCGGGACCGGGTGTTTATCCATCCCCTGGTGTTTCATTACTACCCCGACGGGCACTACACCCTGAGCAATGGCTTTGTCCTGGAGTTGAGCTACATCGAGGAGTGGTCGCCGGTGGAGGCCGTGACCTTGGAACAGTTGGAATGGCGGATTGCCTTGCCCGCAACGACCGACCGCCAGCGGGTGCGTTCTGTTGAACCGGTAGGGCGGCCCTTTGAACTGGAATGGGAGGAGGGACAGCCGGTGGCCGTGTTTCGGTTTGACCGGTTGGATGAGCGGCAAGCCCTGGTGTTCGGTTGGAAAGCGGTGTTGGAGGTCTTTAGCATCAAGTACCACATTCCCCCCGGTGCCAGCGAGTCGGTCCCGCCCCTGGAGCCAGAGATGCAACAGCGCTACCTGGTGGACGACGACGACCTGAGCATGGACCAGCCCATCATCCAACAGGCGGCCAAGGAGGCGGTGGCGGGTGCGCAAACGTTTCCCGAAAAGCTGCGGGCGATTCGCAACTATGTCTATGACCGGCTGCGCTACCAGATGAAAGGCACCATTGACCCGCCGCACATTGTCCTGCAACGGGGCACGGGTTCCTGTGGGGAATACGTGGGGTTGTTGCTGGCGCTGCTACGGCTCAATGGCATTGCCTGCCGGACGGCGGGACGCTACAAATGCCCCCGAACGCCGGAGTTAAAACACGTTCCCTTGCTGCCCCAGTTCAACCACGTGTGGCTGGAGGTGTATTGGCCCGGGCGGGGCTGGTTGCCCTTGGAATCCAACACCGACCATCTGCAAGACCGGCCCTGGTTGCAGTTGCAGCGGTTTTTCCTGGGCTTGGGCTGGTTTCACCTGGAGTTGGGCCGGGGGATTCGCTTTGAGCGGATTCGTTTGGCGGATGGTTCGCGCCCCGACGTGGGATTGGGGGATTTGGCGATTAACTACATTCGCTGCGTCATTTACGAGGAAATTGCCCCGCCTACCCCACCCGATAAATAA
- a CDS encoding diflavin flavoprotein gives MDMVTTATPPKSKRLSLQVETIGADTTAIRSLDWDRDRFDIEFGLQNGTTYNSFLIQADKTALVDTSHAKFRELYIPRLQELIDLQTLDYLIISHTEPDHSGLVRDILELAPQVTVVGSKVALQFLDDFVHRPYQRWQVKQGDQIDLGRGHVLEFISAPNLHWPDTMLTWDHATRILFTCDVFGMHYCRETLYDESLTEIEDDFRYYYDCLMGPNARSVLAALKRLAPLGQPSLIATGHGPLLRYHIPDWIDRYRHWSENQEKSGTTIAVFYVADYGYSDRLSQAIAHGITKTGTAVEMVDMKAAELQDVRELVERSQGVVIGMPPVSGEWAEHLRAVIGTILGSVHAKQSFGLFESGGGQDDNIHLLAAKLRDLGLTMAFPPLRLDSAPTPATYQRAEEAGTDLGQWVNRDRTIQQMKSLDNDLDRALGRLSSGLYIITARQGDRSGAMLASWVSQASFQPLGLTIAVAKDRAIEALMQVGDTFVLNVLEAGNYQHLMKHFLKRFGPGEDRFAGVKTQPAKNGSPILAEALAYLECTVASRMECSDHWIVYATVQDGRVAKPDGLTAVHHRKVGNHY, from the coding sequence ATGGACATGGTGACCACCGCCACACCACCAAAGTCAAAACGCTTATCCCTGCAAGTAGAAACCATTGGTGCAGATACCACAGCGATTCGTTCCCTAGACTGGGACCGCGACCGGTTTGATATTGAATTTGGGTTACAGAACGGCACCACCTACAACTCATTTTTGATCCAAGCGGACAAAACCGCCCTGGTGGACACCTCCCACGCCAAGTTTCGGGAATTGTACATCCCTCGGTTACAAGAACTGATTGACCTGCAAACTCTGGACTATCTCATCATCAGCCACACGGAACCCGACCACAGTGGCTTGGTGCGAGACATTCTGGAGTTGGCGCCCCAGGTGACAGTAGTGGGGTCCAAAGTAGCGCTGCAATTTTTGGATGATTTTGTGCATCGGCCCTATCAACGCTGGCAGGTGAAACAGGGCGACCAGATTGACCTGGGCCGGGGGCATGTATTGGAATTCATCAGCGCTCCCAACCTGCACTGGCCCGATACGATGTTGACCTGGGACCATGCCACCCGGATTCTGTTCACCTGCGACGTGTTTGGGATGCACTATTGCCGCGAGACCTTGTACGACGAATCCCTGACTGAAATTGAAGATGACTTTCGTTACTACTACGACTGTTTGATGGGACCCAACGCGCGGTCGGTGCTGGCGGCCTTGAAACGGTTAGCCCCCCTGGGTCAACCCAGCCTGATTGCCACGGGTCACGGCCCCTTGTTGCGCTATCACATTCCCGATTGGATCGACCGCTATCGCCACTGGAGCGAAAACCAGGAAAAAAGTGGCACCACAATTGCCGTCTTCTACGTGGCGGACTACGGCTACAGCGACCGGCTCTCGCAAGCCATTGCCCACGGGATCACCAAGACCGGCACGGCGGTGGAAATGGTGGATATGAAAGCAGCGGAATTGCAGGACGTGCGGGAACTGGTAGAGCGCAGCCAGGGCGTGGTGATTGGCATGCCACCAGTCAGTGGCGAGTGGGCGGAGCACCTGCGGGCGGTGATTGGCACAATCCTGGGTTCGGTTCACGCCAAGCAGAGCTTCGGCCTGTTTGAATCTGGCGGGGGCCAGGACGACAATATACACCTGCTGGCGGCCAAGCTGCGGGATTTAGGGTTAACCATGGCGTTTCCCCCGCTACGGCTAGACAGCGCCCCTACCCCGGCGACCTACCAGCGGGCGGAAGAAGCGGGTACTGACTTGGGGCAATGGGTCAACCGCGACCGCACCATCCAGCAGATGAAATCCCTCGATAACGACCTCGACCGGGCCTTGGGGCGGTTGAGTAGTGGGCTATACATCATTACCGCACGCCAGGGTGACCGCAGTGGAGCGATGTTGGCCAGTTGGGTGAGCCAGGCGAGTTTCCAGCCCCTGGGATTGACCATCGCCGTTGCCAAAGACCGGGCCATCGAAGCCTTGATGCAGGTGGGCGATACCTTTGTCCTAAACGTTTTGGAAGCGGGCAATTACCAGCATCTGATGAAACATTTCTTGAAGCGATTTGGTCCTGGGGAAGACCGCTTTGCGGGGGTGAAAACCCAACCGGCGAAAAACGGTTCTCCCATTCTCGCCGAAGCGCTGGCCTACCTAGAATGCACCGTCGCCAGCCGCATGGAGTGTTCCGACCACTGGATCGTCTATGCCACGGTGCAGGACGGGCGGGTTGCCAAACCGGATGGCTTGACGGCAGTTCACCATCGCAAAGTCGGGAATCACTACTAA